Proteins from a single region of Hordeum vulgare subsp. vulgare chromosome 6H, MorexV3_pseudomolecules_assembly, whole genome shotgun sequence:
- the LOC123406306 gene encoding calnexin homolog, giving the protein MTGGRAVLLLPLLVISALFAQISASDPLFHESFDESFDGSWIVSGKDEYKGAWKHSKSDGHEDYGLLVSEPARKYAIIKELDYPVTLKDKTVVLQFEVRLQNGLECGGAYIKYIRPQAVGWNAKDFDNDTPYTIMFGPDKCGSTNKVHFILKHKNPKTGKYVEHHLKSPPSVPYDKLSHVYTAILKPDNEVRILVDGVEKSKANFLSADDFEPALIPSKTIPDPDDKKPEDWDERAKIPDPDAVKPDDWDEDAPMEIVDEEATKPEGWLDDEPEEIDDPEAAKPEDWDDEEDGEWEAPKMDNPKCEEAPGCGEWKKPMKDNPAYKGKWHAPLIDNPNYKGIWKPQEIPNPEYFELDKPDFDPIAAIGIEIWTMQDGILFDNILIADNEKVATSVLEKTWKPKFDVEKEKQKAEEAAAGASEGLSEFQKKIFDILYKVADIPFLEPYKTKIIEVIEKGETQPNITISILASVVVVIVTVLFRTLFGGKKPVAPVKPAAETKKPSAVVPDATAGSSGDKEEKEDDKDAPRRRSRRDA; this is encoded by the exons ATGACGGGAGGGCGCGCGGTGCTCCTGCTGCCGCTGCTGGTGATCTCGGCGCTGTTCGCGCAGATCAGCGCGTCGGATCCG CTGTTCCACGAGTCCTTCGACGAGAGCTTCGACGGGAGCTGGATCGTGTCCGGCAAGGATGAGTACAAAG GTGCATGGAAGCACTCGAAGAGTGATGGCCATGAAGACTATGGCCTCCTTGTTAGTGAGCCAGCCAGGAAATATGCCATAATCAAAGAGCTTGATTACCCTGTTACTTTGAAGGACAAGACAGTTGTCCTGCAGTTTGAAGTGAGGCTTCAGAATGGCCTTGAGTGTGGAGGTGCTTATATCAAGTACATCCGTCCTCAGGCTGTGGGATGGAACGCCAAGGACTTTGACAATGATACTCCATACACAATTATGTTTGGTCCTGACAAGTGCGGTTCAACAAACAAGGTTCACTTCATCCTGAAGCACAAGAACCCTAAGACTGGCAAATATGTTGAACATCACCTCAAGTCCCCGCCCTCTGTCCCATATGACAAGCTCTCTCATGTCTACACGGCTATCTTGAAGCCGGATAACGAGGTCAGAATTTTGGTTGATGGGGTGGAGAAGAGCAAAGCAAACTTCCTGTCTGCTGATGATTTTGAGCCAGCACTTATTCCATCAAAGACTATTCCTGATCCCGACGACAAGAAGCCAGAGGACTGGGATGAGAGAGCTAAAATCCCTGATCCAGATGCCGTGAAGCCTGATGACTGGGATGAGGATGCCCCAATGGAAATTGTGGATGAGGAGGCCACCAAGCCTGAAGGATGGTTGGATGATGagcctgaggaaattgatgatccAGAGGCTGCTAAGCCTGAGGACTGGGATGATGAGGAGGATGGCGAATGGGAGGCACCGAAGATGGACAACCCCAAGTGCGAAGAGGCACCTGGATGTGGTGAATGGAAGAAGCCAATGAAGGATAACCCTGCCTACAAGGGCAAGTGGCATGCACCCCTGATTGACAACCCCAACTACAAGGGAATCTGGAAGCCCCAAGAAATCCCCAACCCTGAGTACTTTGAGCTTGACAAGCCTGACTTTGACCCAATTGCTGCTATTGGAATTGAGATCTGGACAATGCAGGATGGCATCCTGTTTGACAACATTCTTATTGCCGATAATGAGAAGGTAGCCACCTCTGTCCTGGAGAAGACATGGAAGCCCAAGTTTGATGTTGAGAAGGAAAAGCAGAAGGCTGAGGAGGCTGCAGCAGGTGCATCAGAGGGCCTTTCTGAGTTCCAG AAGAAGATCTTCGACATTTTGTACAAGGTCGCAGACATCCCGTTCTTGGAACCATACAAGACCAAGATCATT GAAGTGATTGAGAAGGGAGAGACGCAGCCGAACATTACAATTTCGATTCTGGCctccgtcgttgtcgtcattgtgacTGTACTCTTCAGAACCTTGTTTGGTGGCAAGAAGCCAGtg GCACCTGTGAAGCCCGCTGCTGAGACCAAGAAGCCCAGTGCTGTTGTTCCTGATGCCACCGCTGGAAGCAGCGGCgacaaggaggagaaagaggacgaCAAGGATGCGCCACGCCGAAGGTCGCGAAGAGACGCATAA